Proteins from a genomic interval of Syngnathus typhle isolate RoL2023-S1 ecotype Sweden linkage group LG15, RoL_Styp_1.0, whole genome shotgun sequence:
- the phldb1a gene encoding pleckstrin homology-like domain family B member 1 isoform X9, which produces MLCFGQSTFFRFNHPEEALRMKNMLPGGSQTLSTTNPQHSDPRSILNGTHQTFSSNGSSKISTLMKDVHGSLSQKVPSSPKAAKASLPQPAQNMLNGISSAARDESASSVGNSPLVPPRSNMPVPHPRTSLSTTSSSEQRAQDSLKLLRNVRSEVTSSPTMPSRGSGQGLSHNAPPAAPSSPGLRGSSLQRRHPSPRREPLRTPESTGSTSLPPLSPYMSRRGTPGSQSVKPVQQSPKTHRKAAAPSKAEAMRAFYAHNPSPVNAAETGSRHQSNTLIPGPLSRSSPATSPRSQRKTSFENIESSSILSNTMKAYSRERKNSISAISDNEDELLEYHRRQREERLREQEMEKLERQRLETILSLCAGYNHEDNAAELAEVVRSGLLRGGRGASGDMQRGKEIDDEAQAEESSSTESTHQECEEVPASQEQIYLEEERSKMLAKVDDLRHRVNELEHQLKETKQEVEMEQALLQAERQAEQEQVEAEREQISQLQLKLSQLNKATQREKDKGRANVSAERKVLEKQRNEYNELKRQCDKCPLSLREQLQEQLSRKAEALEAGSKRFEELEFCQLEEESSLEEQKETQASQFLQEQTEYHCSVAKRKEKMATLDAQVKQLGLQATHDCERMAKERAATLQLLHKEQDKLCALENRYHSMTFGRSFPKSNSKMTEGLLHINEPELVYEDEPSLSHCPSSTLHVPSPEVYPVRLQEEYLRMSDVYKMYGNACVHPHSCSPAPLAVADAVPCEVESLPDPCRTAAPSPSCFILLMQASSFSPTFPRSSLFPLSLCVHLKDYITVGQLSHIIGVQRLDPSSSASITLFQLPSSDSTFTCHTSGPSSLVSAKSQPELSRNAMSPINLERWYQDIMAAGEPPSCPPPLPAKSFSARRHGQLLKSKSDGEVGHTASCPPVSCLTTAPHSTLTRDKTSKGLQLMLKEESNPWDMDSRKLNKDPSPTVHHSILHHHCPPSGNQAYDTLSLESSDSLETSISTSNSACTPESASGLETQRLEEMEKMLKEAQQEKARLIEHREREAQTRRHLLEEERKRREEAERRLFDETAHRRRLVEEEVKMREKNFSQARPMTRYLPNLKEEFDLRAHVESSGHSIDTCPFVILTEKMCKGHLVKMGGKIKSWKKRWFVFDRLKRNFCYYVDKHETKMKGLIYFQAIEEVYYDHLRIATKSPNPSLTFCVKTHDRLYYMVAPSPEAMRIWMDVIVTGAEGYTQFMS; this is translated from the exons ATGCTGTGTTTTGGTCAGTCAACTTTTTTCCGCTTCAACCATCCAGAAGAGGCCCTGAGGATGAAGAACATGTTGCCTGGGGGAAGCCAAACACTAAGCACAACAAATCCACAGCATTCTG ACCCCCGCAGCATCCTGAATGGGACCCACCAGACGTTTTCTAGCAACGGCAGCTCCAAAATCAGTACCTTAATGAAAGATGTCCACGGGAGTCTCTCACAGAAGGTGCCATCGTCCCCCAAAGCGGCGAAAGCGTCACTTCCTCAGCCCGCTCAGAATATGCTCAATGGTATAAGCAGCGCCGCGAGAGACGAGAGCGCTAGCTCTGTGGGAAATTCTCCACTCGTGCCTCCTCGGTCCAATATGCCTGTGCCTCATCCGCGGACATCCCTCTCTACGACCTCAAGCAGTGAGCAGCGAGCACAAGACAGCCTGAAGCTTCTAAGGAATGTCAGGTCAGAGGTCACATCAAGCCCCACAATGCCCAGCAGGGGGTCCGGACAGGGCCTAAGTCACAACGCCCCACCGGCGGCTCCGTCCAGCCCTGGACTGAGAGGTTCCTCCCTTCAGAGGAGACACCCAAGCCCTAGACGAGAACCGCTCCGGACGCCCGAGTCGACCGGATCCACCAGCCTTCCACCTCTGAGTCCTTACATGTCCCGCAGAGGGACTCCAGGATCGCAGAGCGTCAAACCCGTTCAGCAGAGCCCGAAGACTCATCGCAAAGCTGCGGCCCCCTCAAAGGCTGAGGCCATGAGGGCCTTTTACGCCCACAATCCCTCCCCTGTGAACGCAGCAGAGACTGGAAGCAGACATCAGAGCAACACCCTCATCCCGGGTCCTCTGTCGCGCTCATCTCCTGCCACGAGTCCTCGCAGCCAAAGAAAGACCTCTTTTGAGAACATCGAATCATCCAGCATCCTCTCCAACACTATGAAAGCTTATTCCCGGGAGCGCAAGAACAGCATATCTGCCATTAGCGACAATGAGGATGAACTTCTGGAGTACCACCGCCGGCAGAGAGAAGAGAGGTTGCGTGAGCAGGAAATGGAGAAGCTG GAGCGCCAGCGGCTGGAGACCATCCTGAGTCTGTGTGCAGGGTATAACCATGAGGACAACGCGGCAGAGCTGGCGGAGGTGGTGAGGAGTGGACTActaaggggagggaggggtgcaAGTGGCGATATGCAGAGAGGCAAGGAGATCGATGATGAGGCGCAGGCAGAGGAATCCAGCAGCACTGAGAGCACGCATCAAGAG TGTGAGGAGGTGCCAGCCAGTCAGGAGCAGATCTACctggaagaggagaggagcaaGATGTTGGCCAAAGTGGATGACCTGAGGCACAGAGTCAACGAGCTGGAGCACCAACTAAAAGAGACCAAACAAGAG GTGGAGATGGAGCAGGCTCTGCTGCAGGCCGAGAGGCAGGCAGAGCAGGAGCAGGTAGAGGCCGAACGGGAGCAGATTTCTCAGCTTCAGCTCAAACTTAGCCAGTTGAACAAGGCCACTCAGAGGGAGAAGGACAAG GGGAGGGCTAATGTCTCAGCTGAGCGGAAGGTCCTGGAAAAGCAGAGGAATGAATACAATGAGCTGAAGAGGCAGTGTGATAAGTGCCCCTTGTCTCTAAGGGAACAGTTACAGGAGCAGCTCAGCAGG AAAGCTGAAGCTCTGGAAGCTGGCTCAAAGCGATTTGAGGAACTGGAGTTCTgccagctggaggaggagagcaGTCTGGAAGAGCAAAAGGAGACTCAGGCCTCGCAGTTTCTTCAGGAGCAAACTGAGTATCACTGCAGCGTGGCCAAGAGGAAG GAGAAAATGGCCACTCTGGACGCTCAGGTGAAGCAACTGGGCTTACAAGCTACTCATGACTGTGAGAGGATGGCAAAAGAAAGGGCGGCCACCCTGCAGCTCTTACACAAG GAGCAGGACAAATTATGTGCCCTGGAGAACAGGTACCACAGCATGACTTTTGGTAGGAGCTTCccaaagagcaacagcaaaatgACAGAG GGTTTACTCCATATCAACGAACCCGAGCTTGTTTATGAGGACGAGCCCTCGCTTAGCCATTGTCCTTCCTCTACCTTACACGTCCCTTCCCCTGAAGTCTACCCTGTTAGGCTACAGGAG GAGTACCTCAGGATGTCTGATGTCTATAAGATGTATGGAAACGCTTGTGTGCACCCTCATTCCTGTTCCCCCGCTCCCCTCGCTGTAGCTGACGCTGTGCCATGTGAGGTAGAAAGCCTGCCTGATCCCTGCCGTACGGCCGCGCCCTCTCCCTCTTGTTTCATCCTTCTAATGCAAGCTTCTTCCTTTTCCCCCACTTTCCCCCGCTCTTCACTTTTCCCCCTCTCCTTATGCGTCCATTTGAAGGACTACATCACGGTCGGCCAGTTAAGCCACATAATTGGAGTGCAGAGACTCGATCCCTCCTCTTCCGCATCTATTACACTATTCCAACTTCCCTCCTCTGACTCCACCTTCACGTGCCACACAAGTGGCCCTTCCTCCCTTGTCTCTGCAAAG AGCCAGCCCGAGCTGAGTAGGAATGCAATGTCTCCTATTAACCTCGAGCGCTGGTACCAGGACATCATGGCTGCAGGGGAGCCTCCGTCATGCCCTCCACCACTGCCTGCAAAATCTTTTTCTGCACGCAGGCATGGGCAG TTGCTGAAGTCCAAGTCAGACGGTGAAGTTGGTCACACGGCATCCTGTCCTCCTGTAAGCTGCCTTACCACTGCGCCTCACTCCACTCTTACACGTGATAAAACCTCCAAG GGATTACAGTTAATGCTGAAAGAAGAGTCAAATCCATGGGACATGGACTCCAGGAAGCTGAATAAAG ATCCATCTCCTACAGTACATCACTCCATCTTGCATCATCACTGTCCACCTAGCGGCAACCAGGCGTACGACACCTTGAGCCTGGAGAGCTCAGACAGCTTGGAGACCAGCATCTCCACCAGCAACTCCGCATGCACCCCAGAAAG tgCTTCCGGCTTGGAGACCCAGAGGTTGGAAGAGATGGAGAAGATGTTGAAGGAGGCACAGCAAGAGAAAGCCAGGCTCATTGAGCACAGA GAGAGGGAGGCGCAGACTCGACGGCATCTGCTGGAGGAGGAAAGGAAGAGGCGTGAGGAGGCCGAGAGGAGGCTTTTTGATGAGACGGCCCACAGGAGGAGGCTGGTGGAGGAAGAGGTCAAGATGAGGGAGaaaaacttttcccag GCCCGTCCCATGACGCGCTACCTGCCCAACCTGAAGGAGGAGTTTGACTTGCGTGCGCACGTGGAGTCGTCGGGCCACAGCATCGACACGTGCCCCTTCGTCATCCTTACCGAGAAGATGTGCAAAGGTCATCTGGTCAAGATGGGCGGCAAAATCAAATCGTGGAAGAAACGCTGGTTTGTTTTTGACCGCCTCAAGAGGAATTTCTGCTACTACGTGG ACAAGCACGAGACCAAGATGAAAGGACTCATTTACTTCCAGGCCATTGAAGAGGTTTATTATGATCACTTACGCATTGCTACCAAG AGTCCCAACCCGTCTCTGACCTTCTGTGTGAAGACTCACGACCGCCTTTACTACATGGTGGCGCCATCCCCGGAGGCCATGCGGATCTGGATGGATGTCATAGTAACGGGTGCCGAGGGCTACACGCAATTCATGAGCTGA
- the phldb1a gene encoding pleckstrin homology-like domain family B member 1 isoform X8, with amino-acid sequence MEHQVSDHSDISPADMERRGGGQVERGRETHKVLQSTPLDLIETGKSLKVQAERPHLVSLGSGRLSTAITLLPLQEGRTTLGSGGTDIALLGPGIKAQHCYIENQAGTITLYPCGNQCAIDGLSVSKPYRLSQGCMLCFGQSTFFRFNHPEEALRMKNMLPGGSQTLSTTNPQHSDPRSILNGTHQTFSSNGSSKISTLMKDVHGSLSQKVPSSPKAAKASLPQPAQNMLNGISSAARDESASSVGNSPLVPPRSNMPVPHPRTSLSTTSSSEQRAQDSLKLLRNVRSEVTSSPTMPSRGSGQGLSHNAPPAAPSSPGLRGSSLQRRHPSPRREPLRTPESTGSTSLPPLSPYMSRRGTPGSQSVKPVQQSPKTHRKAAAPSKAEAMRAFYAHNPSPVNAAETGSRHQSNTLIPGPLSRSSPATSPRSQRKTSFENIESSSILSNTMKAYSRERKNSISAISDNEDELLEYHRRQREERLREQEMEKLERQRLETILSLCAGYNHEDNAAELAEVVRSGLLRGGRGASGDMQRGKEIDDEAQAEESSSTESTHQECEEVPASQEQIYLEEERSKMLAKVDDLRHRVNELEHQLKETKQEVEMEQALLQAERQAEQEQVEAEREQISQLQLKLSQLNKATQREKDKGRANVSAERKVLEKQRNEYNELKRQCDKCPLSLREQLQEQLSRKAEALEAGSKRFEELEFCQLEEESSLEEQKETQASQFLQEQTEYHCSVAKRKEKMATLDAQVKQLGLQATHDCERMAKERAATLQLLHKEQDKLCALENRYHSMTFGRSFPKSNSKMTEGLLHINEPELVYEDEPSLSHCPSSTLHVPSPEVYPVRLQESQPELSRNAMSPINLERWYQDIMAAGEPPSCPPPLPAKSFSARRHGQLLKSKSDGEVGHTASCPPVSCLTTAPHSTLTRDKTSKGLQLMLKEESNPWDMDSRKLNKDPSPTVHHSILHHHCPPSGNQAYDTLSLESSDSLETSISTSNSACTPESASGLETQRLEEMEKMLKEAQQEKARLIEHREREAQTRRHLLEEERKRREEAERRLFDETAHRRRLVEEEVKMREKNFSQARPMTRYLPNLKEEFDLRAHVESSGHSIDTCPFVILTEKMCKGHLVKMGGKIKSWKKRWFVFDRLKRNFCYYVDKHETKMKGLIYFQAIEEVYYDHLRIATKSPNPSLTFCVKTHDRLYYMVAPSPEAMRIWMDVIVTGAEGYTQFMS; translated from the exons ATG GAGCATCAGGTGTCAGATCATTCGGACATCAGCCCAGCGGACATGGAACGGCGGGGCGGGGGTCAAGTAGAGCGTGGTCGAGAGACACACAAAGTTCTGCAG AGTACTCCTTTAGACCTGATTGAGACTGGCAAATCCTTGAAAGTCCAAGCGGAGCGCCCTCATCTGGTCAGTTTGGGAAGTGGCCGCTTGAGCACAGCAATCACCTTGCTGCCACTGCAGGAAG gGAGAACCACACTGGGCAGCGGAGGCACGGACATTGCTCTACTGGGCCCCGGAATTAAAGCTCAGCATTGCTACATTGAAAATCAGGCAGGCACCATTACCTTGTACCCGTGTGGGAACCAGTGCGCCATCGATGGACTCTCCGTCAGCAAACCTTACCGTCTGTCACAAG GCTGCATGCTGTGTTTTGGTCAGTCAACTTTTTTCCGCTTCAACCATCCAGAAGAGGCCCTGAGGATGAAGAACATGTTGCCTGGGGGAAGCCAAACACTAAGCACAACAAATCCACAGCATTCTG ACCCCCGCAGCATCCTGAATGGGACCCACCAGACGTTTTCTAGCAACGGCAGCTCCAAAATCAGTACCTTAATGAAAGATGTCCACGGGAGTCTCTCACAGAAGGTGCCATCGTCCCCCAAAGCGGCGAAAGCGTCACTTCCTCAGCCCGCTCAGAATATGCTCAATGGTATAAGCAGCGCCGCGAGAGACGAGAGCGCTAGCTCTGTGGGAAATTCTCCACTCGTGCCTCCTCGGTCCAATATGCCTGTGCCTCATCCGCGGACATCCCTCTCTACGACCTCAAGCAGTGAGCAGCGAGCACAAGACAGCCTGAAGCTTCTAAGGAATGTCAGGTCAGAGGTCACATCAAGCCCCACAATGCCCAGCAGGGGGTCCGGACAGGGCCTAAGTCACAACGCCCCACCGGCGGCTCCGTCCAGCCCTGGACTGAGAGGTTCCTCCCTTCAGAGGAGACACCCAAGCCCTAGACGAGAACCGCTCCGGACGCCCGAGTCGACCGGATCCACCAGCCTTCCACCTCTGAGTCCTTACATGTCCCGCAGAGGGACTCCAGGATCGCAGAGCGTCAAACCCGTTCAGCAGAGCCCGAAGACTCATCGCAAAGCTGCGGCCCCCTCAAAGGCTGAGGCCATGAGGGCCTTTTACGCCCACAATCCCTCCCCTGTGAACGCAGCAGAGACTGGAAGCAGACATCAGAGCAACACCCTCATCCCGGGTCCTCTGTCGCGCTCATCTCCTGCCACGAGTCCTCGCAGCCAAAGAAAGACCTCTTTTGAGAACATCGAATCATCCAGCATCCTCTCCAACACTATGAAAGCTTATTCCCGGGAGCGCAAGAACAGCATATCTGCCATTAGCGACAATGAGGATGAACTTCTGGAGTACCACCGCCGGCAGAGAGAAGAGAGGTTGCGTGAGCAGGAAATGGAGAAGCTG GAGCGCCAGCGGCTGGAGACCATCCTGAGTCTGTGTGCAGGGTATAACCATGAGGACAACGCGGCAGAGCTGGCGGAGGTGGTGAGGAGTGGACTActaaggggagggaggggtgcaAGTGGCGATATGCAGAGAGGCAAGGAGATCGATGATGAGGCGCAGGCAGAGGAATCCAGCAGCACTGAGAGCACGCATCAAGAG TGTGAGGAGGTGCCAGCCAGTCAGGAGCAGATCTACctggaagaggagaggagcaaGATGTTGGCCAAAGTGGATGACCTGAGGCACAGAGTCAACGAGCTGGAGCACCAACTAAAAGAGACCAAACAAGAG GTGGAGATGGAGCAGGCTCTGCTGCAGGCCGAGAGGCAGGCAGAGCAGGAGCAGGTAGAGGCCGAACGGGAGCAGATTTCTCAGCTTCAGCTCAAACTTAGCCAGTTGAACAAGGCCACTCAGAGGGAGAAGGACAAG GGGAGGGCTAATGTCTCAGCTGAGCGGAAGGTCCTGGAAAAGCAGAGGAATGAATACAATGAGCTGAAGAGGCAGTGTGATAAGTGCCCCTTGTCTCTAAGGGAACAGTTACAGGAGCAGCTCAGCAGG AAAGCTGAAGCTCTGGAAGCTGGCTCAAAGCGATTTGAGGAACTGGAGTTCTgccagctggaggaggagagcaGTCTGGAAGAGCAAAAGGAGACTCAGGCCTCGCAGTTTCTTCAGGAGCAAACTGAGTATCACTGCAGCGTGGCCAAGAGGAAG GAGAAAATGGCCACTCTGGACGCTCAGGTGAAGCAACTGGGCTTACAAGCTACTCATGACTGTGAGAGGATGGCAAAAGAAAGGGCGGCCACCCTGCAGCTCTTACACAAG GAGCAGGACAAATTATGTGCCCTGGAGAACAGGTACCACAGCATGACTTTTGGTAGGAGCTTCccaaagagcaacagcaaaatgACAGAG GGTTTACTCCATATCAACGAACCCGAGCTTGTTTATGAGGACGAGCCCTCGCTTAGCCATTGTCCTTCCTCTACCTTACACGTCCCTTCCCCTGAAGTCTACCCTGTTAGGCTACAGGAG AGCCAGCCCGAGCTGAGTAGGAATGCAATGTCTCCTATTAACCTCGAGCGCTGGTACCAGGACATCATGGCTGCAGGGGAGCCTCCGTCATGCCCTCCACCACTGCCTGCAAAATCTTTTTCTGCACGCAGGCATGGGCAG TTGCTGAAGTCCAAGTCAGACGGTGAAGTTGGTCACACGGCATCCTGTCCTCCTGTAAGCTGCCTTACCACTGCGCCTCACTCCACTCTTACACGTGATAAAACCTCCAAG GGATTACAGTTAATGCTGAAAGAAGAGTCAAATCCATGGGACATGGACTCCAGGAAGCTGAATAAAG ATCCATCTCCTACAGTACATCACTCCATCTTGCATCATCACTGTCCACCTAGCGGCAACCAGGCGTACGACACCTTGAGCCTGGAGAGCTCAGACAGCTTGGAGACCAGCATCTCCACCAGCAACTCCGCATGCACCCCAGAAAG tgCTTCCGGCTTGGAGACCCAGAGGTTGGAAGAGATGGAGAAGATGTTGAAGGAGGCACAGCAAGAGAAAGCCAGGCTCATTGAGCACAGA GAGAGGGAGGCGCAGACTCGACGGCATCTGCTGGAGGAGGAAAGGAAGAGGCGTGAGGAGGCCGAGAGGAGGCTTTTTGATGAGACGGCCCACAGGAGGAGGCTGGTGGAGGAAGAGGTCAAGATGAGGGAGaaaaacttttcccag GCCCGTCCCATGACGCGCTACCTGCCCAACCTGAAGGAGGAGTTTGACTTGCGTGCGCACGTGGAGTCGTCGGGCCACAGCATCGACACGTGCCCCTTCGTCATCCTTACCGAGAAGATGTGCAAAGGTCATCTGGTCAAGATGGGCGGCAAAATCAAATCGTGGAAGAAACGCTGGTTTGTTTTTGACCGCCTCAAGAGGAATTTCTGCTACTACGTGG ACAAGCACGAGACCAAGATGAAAGGACTCATTTACTTCCAGGCCATTGAAGAGGTTTATTATGATCACTTACGCATTGCTACCAAG AGTCCCAACCCGTCTCTGACCTTCTGTGTGAAGACTCACGACCGCCTTTACTACATGGTGGCGCCATCCCCGGAGGCCATGCGGATCTGGATGGATGTCATAGTAACGGGTGCCGAGGGCTACACGCAATTCATGAGCTGA